Within the Beduinella massiliensis genome, the region CGCACCGCTGCGGCCTGCAGGGTGAGCGTCCTGCGCGCCTGCCACTGCCAGGCGCCGAATCCCACTGAAACGACGAGCGCAACCGCAAGCGCCGCTATGATCCCCTTCTGTTTCACGCTTTAGCCTCCTCCATCATCCCGGCCGCGCTCATATAGCAAAGTTATGCTGGCCGATGCTCAGCTGCACCTCGCGCGTCCAAATCCATTTGCTCGTGGAGGTCGCAGGGTTGTAATAATAGATGCAGCCGCCGGACGGATCCCATCCGTTCATCGCGTCGCGCGCGGCGCGCAGCGATTCGCTGTCCGGGGTCAGGTTGATCTGGCCGTCCGCAACCGCGTCAAACGCGCCCGCCTGATAGATGACGCCTGAAATGGTGTTGGGAAAGGAGGGATGGCGCACCCGGTTGAGCACCACCGCGCCGACGGCCACCTTGCCGACGTACGGTTCCCCGCGCGCCTCGCCGTGGATGACGCGAGCCAACAGGTAGATCTCATTTTCGCTGTAGCCTGCGGAAACCGTCACGCTCTGTCCGCCCCCCGCGGAAAGCGAAATCCCCATCGCGTTCGCCGTCGATTGTCCGACTGCACCGTCCGCCTTCAGGCCGTTTTTCTTCTGGAAACGGACGACTGCCTGATACGTGTCCTCGCCGTATACACCGTCCACCGCGCCGTCGTAATAGCCCCACTGCTTCAGCCTGCGCTGAATGCGCATCACCTCGTCGCCGCGTGAGCCCCAGGCGACGACCGTCGCCGCCTCCGCGATCTGTGCGCAGACGACCATGCAGGTCACCAACAGCAGGAGTCCCATGCGCATGCGCTTCATTTGCCTGCTCATATCGATTCATCCTCCCCGCAAAAGATCCGCTTCAGAATGGACGTCCAGTGCACGGGTTCGTCGGGCGCCCCCTCGCCGAGCGGCTGCGCCGTGTCCGCCGCCGCGTCGCTGCCATCCTCGATCAGACATAGCGACGGATAGAGCACGCACCACCAGTTGCGCCCGCCGCCTCCGCCCAGCACGATGCGCAGCGCCGGATATGTGCCTGCGGGCACCGTCTCCCCGCCGTACACGCGCGTAGGAAAATCGCACAGTCCAAAGCTTGCTTCGACGCTCCCGTCAAAGCCCTCCGCGCGCGCCGTTTCCCGTGCGGTCTGTTCGATGGCCGCCAGATTCTCCTCGATCGCCCTGCTCGCCGCTTCGTAGGTCTCCTTTGAAAGCGCCGTGCCGAACGACGCGAGCACCGCGTCGCGCACCTTCAGCTTGACAGCCTGATCCGCCGGTTCGTCGCTCCTCGCGATGACGTGAATGCGAATCAGCTCGTTGTTTGAAAGCGCCAGCCCGAGCGCGGAATCCTTCGGCGCATGCAGCGGCGTAAGGCATAGCGCTGCCGCCAGACTGAGCGCACACAAAAGACGACCCATGATGCCACCCCCTCGTGATGGCAACAGGGTCGTCCAAACGAACATTTTTTATGCGGCTATGCCCCGATTCAGGGGCGTATCTCCTGAATTTCCATGCCGGCGTCCGCGCTGGCCGTCATATAGCACGCGCGATAGGTAAAGCGCAGCTTCTGCCAGGCGGCGCGCGCCGTGCGCGCGTTGAGGAAGACGCCGAAGACCGCCGATCCGCTGCCCGTCATCTGCGCCGCGACTGCTCCCTGCGCCCGCAGCGCCTCAATCGCCAGCCCGATCTCCGGGCGCAGCGCCTGCGCGACGGGCTGAAGCGTGTTGCCCAGCGACTGACACAACATACGCAGGTCACCTGAGGCCAATGCCTGCTGCGCCCGATCCGTCTGCGGCCGCCGCATCTGCGCGCCGTCCTGCTCGTGCAGCCTGCCAAACACATCGCGCGTCGAAAGACCCCGGCACGGCTGGATGACGACCAGCCAGATCTGGCGCGCGCAGGGCAGCGGGGTGAGCTTCTCCCCCACCCCCCGCGCGCGCTGCAGACCGCCCCGCACGCAGAAGGGGACGTCCGCGCCCACGCCAAGGCCGATGCATTCCAGCTCCGCCTCCGTCAAACCGCAGCGCCACAGACGGTTGAGTCCCACCAGCACGGCGGCCGCGTCCGCGCTGCCGCCGCCCATGCCCGCCGCGACCGGGATGCGCTTTCCCAGCCAGAGCCTCGCCCCCCGGCGCGTGCCGGTCGCGGCGAGAAGCTGCTGCGCGGCCTTCAGCACGAGGTTTCCCTTGTCGGACGGCACGCGTCCGCCTCTGCCCACCTCGAGCGTCAGCTCCGGCGCTTCCTCGATCGTGAGCGTATCCGCCAGCGTCACGGACTGCATCAGCATATCCAGTTCATGGTAACCATCTTCGCGTTTTCCCCGGACGTCCAACGTCCAGTTGATCTTCGCGCGGGCCTGTATGCGCAGCATCATCGCGTCCTCCGAGCCTTTTTTTCTATTGTACTTCCTTTTGCGCGTTCCGGCAAGAGGGAGCCTCCTCAAGCCTCCATCGCGCCGCGCTTTAAGATGACGATCGGCTCGCCTGGACGCACGTCCTGCAGCTTGGGGTTGAAAGCCGTCAGCGTCTCCTCCCCGATGCGGTAGCGCTTGGCCACGTCCCAGGACGTCTCGCAGTCCTTAGGGTAGTACAGGATGATACCGCCCGACTCCTCTGGCACCTGCATGGTCTCGATGTCCGTGATGATGCCAAAGGGCTGCGCGCAGTATTCCATGCCCTCCAGGGCCAGTATGAAGCGAACCTCCGCCCGGTCGGACGTGATGGCCGACGCCACCGCTTCGACGCATTCCAAGGTGATTGCCGCGCTCGACGGCAGGTCGCAGACGAACTGCATGGAAAACGGCACGTCCTGATGAACCGACACAGGCACGTCGGAATCCATCGGCAGGTAGCAGAGCGTCACCCCCAGCATACCATCCACCCGCAGGCGTCCGTTCACGTTTTCGCGCGTGCCCACCGCCGGCTGCACGAAGGCCGCCAGCATCGTGCCGATCGGCTGTGCGTCGTCCGGCATGGCGATCATCAGCTTGCCGCTCTCCCGCGCGGCGCAGGTCAGGTCGTCGGTGTGTATCTCCACCGTCCGGCGCTGCGGCACCACCTGCTCCCCCTCCGTCGTGTAGGCGTCGTCGAGCAGCGTGCATTCCGACCGTTCGGTCGCCCGGACGCTGACGAGCAGTTCCACCTCCGCGCGCAGGATGCGCGCGTCCTCCCCCGCCTCCATGGAATCGACCATGACGTCCACAATTTGTACGCGCGCGTCGATCTCGTCGTCGTCGCCCGTTTGCAGTGTGACGGCCTGCTCAAAGGGCGTGCTGTGGCGCGTCACCACGAGCGGATGCCCCGTCTTGCCTGCGTGGTAGACGGTCAGCTCGACCGTACCCGTCACCGTCACACGGCCGTCCCCGCCGACCACGTCCTCAACGCGTGCGTTGGCCGTCGCGTAGAGCGTGTCCTCGATGCCCAGGGCTGCGGGCAGGTCGAACTCCTCTCGGATCAGTCCCTTTTCACTTCCCGTCGCCGTCGTGCGGCACAGATGCAGCTGCTGGCGCTTCGTCTTGAGCACGGAGGAACCTGTGATATCGGTGATCGCATCGACGGGAGCGGCGGTCGTCACGACCGCCGAGAACGTCAGCGCCGCCGTCAGCGCGAGCCTGCCGCCGTTTGCCTTCGCGCCCGCGTCCTCCACGCCGACGCTCCAGTCGAGCTGCATGCGCGGCGTGACGCCCGGGGATTCGATGATCTGGTGAAAGTCGCATCCCGTCTCAATCACCTGTACGCGCGTCAGATCCCCCTGCGTGTAAAGGACGTGAAACACGACCTGACCCGAAAGGGTGAGCTTGTCGTTTTGAACCTCCGCCGTGCCCGGAACCGCCTGCGCCTGCACGCTAAGCACGGTCACCGGATCCCGCATGCTTCCCGGGAGCGCGACCTCCCCGTCGATCATTGCCTGCTGCTGCAGGTTCGCCACCAGCCGTTCCGCTTCAACGCTTTCGCGCTCAATCTGCCAATCCATCCGCATGTCCCTCCCCTGATGCTGTTGCACGCTCCACCCTATGCGCGCTCGGACAGGGTTATGCCAAAATGAGCGGCGCGCGCTTCGCCTCTCTTGACAGCGGCTTTTTTGCGTGGTAGGATGAAAGAAACACGTTGAACGGGAGCGGTCAGGCATATCGCGGTCGTATAGAGAGGGCGCGCCATAGGCTGGAAGCGCGCTTCGGCCAGACCTGATCGGTTGCGCCCGGGAGTGCGAGGGGTAACGCCCTCCGGCTGCCGCCGATATCCGGCACGCGGCGCGCGCCGCAAGAGCATAAAGCAAGAGTGGAACCGCGAAGCCATCGCCTCTTGTGCCTTCGGGCATGAGGGGAATTTTTATTTTCAGGAAAGGGCGATTCGACATGAAACTTTACAATTCTGCGACCCATCTCAGGGAAGACTTTATCCCTCACGAAAGCGGCAGGGTGAGCATGTACACCTGCGGCCCGACGGTCTATCACTACGCGCACATCGGCAACCTGCGCAGCTACATCATGGAGGACGTGCTCGAAAAATACCTGCGCTACGCAGGCTACGACGTGAAGCGCGTAATGAACATCACGGACGTCGGCCACCTTTCATCGGACGCAGACACCGGCGAGGACAAGATGCTCAAAGGGGCGCGCCGTGAAAAGAAGAGCGTCATGGAGATCGCGCGCTTTTACACGGACGCCTTCTTCGACGACTGCAAAAAGCTCAACATCAAGACGCCGGACGTGGTGCAGCCCGCCACCGGCTGCATCGACGAGTACATCCAAATCATCTCGCGCCTGCTGGAGAAGGGCTATGCCTACCTTGCAGGCGGCAACGTCTACTTCGACACGTCGAAGCTCGAAAAGTATTACATCTTCAACGAACACGACGAGGAGGACCTGGAGGTCGGCGTACGCGACAGCGTCGAGGAGGACGACAACAAGCGAAGCAAGGCGGACTTCGTGCTGTGGTTCACGAAGAGCAAATTTCAGGATCAGGAGCTCAAGTGGGATTCTCCGTGGGGCGTAGGCTATCCGGGCTGGCACATCGAGTGCTCCGGCATTTCGCTGAAATACCTGGGCGAGCGCCTCGACCTGCACTGCGGCGGCATCGACAACGCATTCCCCCATCACACCAACGAGATCGCACAGTCGGAGGCGTATCTGGGGCATCCCTGGTGCAAGTACTGGTTCCACGTGCACCATCTGAACACCTCCACCGGCAAGATGTCCAAGTCCAAGGGGGAATTCCTGACCGTATCGCTTCTGGAAGAAAAGGGCTACGATCCGCTCGTCTACCGGCTGTTCTGCCTGCAATCCCATTACCGCAAGGGGCTCGTCTTCACGTGGGA harbors:
- a CDS encoding DUF3794 domain-containing protein, producing the protein MDWQIERESVEAERLVANLQQQAMIDGEVALPGSMRDPVTVLSVQAQAVPGTAEVQNDKLTLSGQVVFHVLYTQGDLTRVQVIETGCDFHQIIESPGVTPRMQLDWSVGVEDAGAKANGGRLALTAALTFSAVVTTAAPVDAITDITGSSVLKTKRQQLHLCRTTATGSEKGLIREEFDLPAALGIEDTLYATANARVEDVVGGDGRVTVTGTVELTVYHAGKTGHPLVVTRHSTPFEQAVTLQTGDDDEIDARVQIVDVMVDSMEAGEDARILRAEVELLVSVRATERSECTLLDDAYTTEGEQVVPQRRTVEIHTDDLTCAARESGKLMIAMPDDAQPIGTMLAAFVQPAVGTRENVNGRLRVDGMLGVTLCYLPMDSDVPVSVHQDVPFSMQFVCDLPSSAAITLECVEAVASAITSDRAEVRFILALEGMEYCAQPFGIITDIETMQVPEESGGIILYYPKDCETSWDVAKRYRIGEETLTAFNPKLQDVRPGEPIVILKRGAMEA
- the sleB gene encoding spore cortex-lytic enzyme yields the protein MSRQMKRMRMGLLLLVTCMVVCAQIAEAATVVAWGSRGDEVMRIQRRLKQWGYYDGAVDGVYGEDTYQAVVRFQKKNGLKADGAVGQSTANAMGISLSAGGGQSVTVSAGYSENEIYLLARVIHGEARGEPYVGKVAVGAVVLNRVRHPSFPNTISGVIYQAGAFDAVADGQINLTPDSESLRAARDAMNGWDPSGGCIYYYNPATSTSKWIWTREVQLSIGQHNFAI
- a CDS encoding stage II sporulation protein R; the encoded protein is MGRLLCALSLAAALCLTPLHAPKDSALGLALSNNELIRIHVIARSDEPADQAVKLKVRDAVLASFGTALSKETYEAASRAIEENLAAIEQTARETARAEGFDGSVEASFGLCDFPTRVYGGETVPAGTYPALRIVLGGGGGRNWWCVLYPSLCLIEDGSDAAADTAQPLGEGAPDEPVHWTSILKRIFCGEDESI
- the cysS gene encoding cysteine--tRNA ligase — its product is MKLYNSATHLREDFIPHESGRVSMYTCGPTVYHYAHIGNLRSYIMEDVLEKYLRYAGYDVKRVMNITDVGHLSSDADTGEDKMLKGARREKKSVMEIARFYTDAFFDDCKKLNIKTPDVVQPATGCIDEYIQIISRLLEKGYAYLAGGNVYFDTSKLEKYYIFNEHDEEDLEVGVRDSVEEDDNKRSKADFVLWFTKSKFQDQELKWDSPWGVGYPGWHIECSGISLKYLGERLDLHCGGIDNAFPHHTNEIAQSEAYLGHPWCKYWFHVHHLNTSTGKMSKSKGEFLTVSLLEEKGYDPLVYRLFCLQSHYRKGLVFTWENLDNAAAAYQKLLARIASLSPSAGEAIDTEGAAPLRQAFQSALDNDLNTSLAVTVLYDVLKADIGDATKRALLDEFDQVLSLNLLSGAEALSKKQQEEAAPQADPEIEALIAARAQAKKERNFALADQIRDDLKARGIELVDTKEGTRWKRL
- a CDS encoding 4-(cytidine 5'-diphospho)-2-C-methyl-D-erythritol kinase, with the protein product MLRIQARAKINWTLDVRGKREDGYHELDMLMQSVTLADTLTIEEAPELTLEVGRGGRVPSDKGNLVLKAAQQLLAATGTRRGARLWLGKRIPVAAGMGGGSADAAAVLVGLNRLWRCGLTEAELECIGLGVGADVPFCVRGGLQRARGVGEKLTPLPCARQIWLVVIQPCRGLSTRDVFGRLHEQDGAQMRRPQTDRAQQALASGDLRMLCQSLGNTLQPVAQALRPEIGLAIEALRAQGAVAAQMTGSGSAVFGVFLNARTARAAWQKLRFTYRACYMTASADAGMEIQEIRP